Proteins encoded in a region of the Acomys russatus chromosome 14, mAcoRus1.1, whole genome shotgun sequence genome:
- the Sc5d gene encoding lathosterol oxidase — protein sequence MRLFLVWELYVQLFLKSCRDERSELSHTCPVGAAMDLVLSVADYYVFTPYVYPATWPEDNIVRQTVSLLIVTNLGAYILYFFCATLSYYFIYDHSLMKHPQFLKNQVSREITYTVKALPWISIPTVSLFLLELRGYSKLYDDIGDFPYGWIHLAVSVMSFLFFTDMLIYWIHRGLHHRLAYKRIHKPHHMWKIPTPFASHAFHPVDGFLQSLPYHIYPFVFPLHKVVYLGLYVLVNVWTISIHDGDFRVPHILRPFINGSAHHTDHHIFFDYNYGQYFTLWDRIGGSFKHPSSFEGKGPHSYVRSMAEEEANSFAENGYKSKKVCNGEFTKNK from the exons ATGAGATTGTTTTTAGTCTGGGAACTGTACGTACAGCTTTTTTTGAAAAGTTGTAGAGACGAGAGGAGTGAATTGTCACACACTTGTCCTGTAGGTGCTGCGATGGACCTGGTTCTCAGCGTGGCCGATTACTACGTCTTTACCCCGTATGTGTATCCAGCCACATGGCCCGAGGACAACATTGTCCGACAAACTGTTAGTCTGTTGATTGTCACGAACCTGGGTGCTTATATCCTCTACTTCTTCTGTGCTACCCTTAGCTACTATTTTATCTATGATCATTCCTTAATGAAACATCCACAGTTTTTAAag AATCAAGTCTCTCGAGAGATCACGTACACTGTCAAGGCTTTGCCGTGGATTAGTATCCCCACTGTTTCATTGTTCTTGTTGGAGCTGAGGGGTTACAGCAAACTCTACGATGACATAGGAGACTTTCCATATG GTTGGATCCATCTTGCCGTTAGCGTGATGTCCTTCCTCTTTTTCACGGACATGCTGATCTACTGGATCCACAGGGGCCTGCACCATAGACTGGCCTACAAG cGCATACATAAACCTCATCATATGTGGAAGATCCCCACTCCATTTGCAAGCCATGCTTTTCACCCTGTGGACGGCTTCCTTCAGAGTCTGCCTTACCATATATACCCCTTTGTCTTCCCACTACACAAGGTGGTATACTTAGGGTTGTATGTACTGGTTAATGTCTGGACAATTTCCATCCATGACGGTGATTTCCGTGTTCCCCACATCCTAAGGCCGTTTATCAACGGGTCAGCTCACCACACAGACCACCACATATTCTTTGACTATAACTATGGACAGTATTTCACACTGTGGGATAGAATTGGAGGCTCTTTTAAACATCCTTCCTCCTTTGAAGGGAAAGGACCACATAGTTATGTAAGGAGCATGGCAGAAGAAGAAGCCAACAGCTTTGCAGAAAATGGCTATAAAAGCAAAAAAGTATGCAATGGAGAGTTTACAAAGAATAAGTAG